One genomic region from Spirosoma sp. KCTC 42546 encodes:
- a CDS encoding YbaB/EbfC family nucleoid-associated protein, producing MNQEKIMQLQALISKLEERVQSPDGKITITFNGQCQIKEMHIPDGVPASTLQTTLPVLINTGLLTITEKIKSIAASAVA from the coding sequence ATGAATCAGGAAAAAATTATGCAGCTACAAGCGTTAATCTCCAAACTCGAAGAGCGGGTACAATCGCCCGACGGGAAGATCACTATTACGTTCAACGGTCAGTGTCAGATAAAAGAAATGCATATTCCTGACGGTGTGCCAGCCAGTACATTGCAGACGACATTACCTGTACTTATCAATACCGGACTGTTGACTATTACCGAAAAGATAAAGTCAATAGCGGCAAGCGCTGTAGCTTGA
- a CDS encoding HlyD family secretion protein, with product MQHLVHPPSVIEHTTEAYLPQVTVRGQLIYCSVALAIVAALVSLPFIHTEISVQSAGIIRPVAERNELRPLVAGTVAQVLVHDNQPVRQGQPMIRLQTEVLETKLRLNHSQQAEKLLNIRDLDRLVRATRPNLLSVSGLQSPVIRQQYEQFRFLLTENTQTQQKRKRELDVTRQLYEDKVLAQQEFEDKEFTYKTVVAQYASQIERQVSDWQASLTQQQLALDELRAQERQLLNERDLHTIKAPVAGTVSQLTGRYPGSYVQPGEVLGVVSPDSNLLVECYVSPKDIGLLRPGMTARMQIDAFDYNQWGLVQGTVTEVSNDITVMENRPVFKVKCKLDQNFLCLKEGYKGYLKKGMTIRARFVITERSLFDLLYDKADDWLNPKNTALTVNSSH from the coding sequence ATGCAACATCTAGTACATCCGCCCTCCGTCATCGAGCACACGACGGAGGCTTATTTGCCCCAGGTTACCGTTCGGGGCCAGCTCATCTACTGCTCAGTCGCACTCGCTATTGTTGCGGCTTTAGTTTCTCTCCCGTTTATTCATACCGAAATCTCCGTGCAAAGTGCGGGCATCATTCGCCCGGTGGCCGAGCGTAACGAACTCCGCCCACTTGTAGCTGGTACGGTCGCTCAGGTGCTGGTGCATGACAACCAGCCCGTTCGCCAGGGCCAGCCCATGATTCGATTACAGACCGAAGTGCTGGAAACCAAACTCCGGCTTAATCATTCCCAGCAAGCCGAAAAACTCCTTAACATCCGCGACCTCGACCGGCTTGTCCGCGCTACTCGCCCAAACCTGTTGTCGGTATCCGGTTTGCAATCGCCGGTTATTCGCCAGCAGTACGAACAGTTTAGGTTTCTGCTGACAGAAAACACGCAGACACAACAAAAACGCAAACGCGAACTAGACGTTACGCGTCAACTCTATGAGGACAAAGTGCTGGCCCAGCAGGAATTTGAAGACAAAGAGTTCACCTACAAAACCGTAGTGGCGCAATATGCTTCCCAAATTGAGCGGCAGGTAAGTGACTGGCAGGCTAGTCTGACCCAACAGCAACTCGCCCTCGACGAACTCCGCGCACAGGAACGTCAACTCCTCAACGAACGCGACCTGCACACCATCAAAGCCCCAGTTGCCGGAACAGTTAGCCAACTGACCGGCCGCTATCCTGGCAGCTATGTGCAACCCGGCGAAGTCCTTGGCGTGGTCTCGCCTGATTCCAATCTGCTCGTTGAGTGCTACGTATCGCCCAAAGATATTGGCCTGTTACGGCCCGGCATGACGGCCCGGATGCAGATAGATGCCTTCGATTACAATCAGTGGGGGTTGGTACAGGGAACAGTGACCGAAGTCTCGAACGACATTACCGTCATGGAAAACCGGCCGGTTTTTAAAGTCAAGTGTAAGCTCGATCAGAATTTCTTATGTCTCAAAGAAGGCTATAAGGGCTATCTCAAAAAAGGCATGACCATCCGGGCGCGCTTTGTAATTACCGAGCGAAGCCTGTTCGACCTACTCTACGACAAGGCCGATGATTGGCTCAATCCGAAAAACACAGCATTAACGGTCAATAGTAGTCATTAA